AAATTTTTATATTTCTCGATGTTTTGCAAAAGAAGACCATAATTTTTATAAGCTTGCAATATTTTTTCTACACTTTCTTCTAAATTTGTTGGATTAATAGCTACTCCCACTCCGTAATCTTTAACCTGTTTTGCCATTGAAATAAATGATTCTTTGACAACAATGGGTGTACCAGCTGCTAGAGAGTCGTAATATTTGTTAGGAAGTGCGAAGATATAGTTTTTGCAATTCCTATCTTTTACAGTATTGTAAGAAATTAGAGAAAAAGCCGCTTTTGATAGTTCTTCCATCATCTTTTTATATGGTAAAAAAGATGTTGAAGTATGTGGGATATCATCAAATTCATTGGAATCCATTCCTATGACTTTAAAAGAAAACCCTTTGTTGATAAGAGATTTTAATAACTTTTTCTCATCTTCTATCTTTCTTGTTACTTTGCCAACTAATACTATTTCTTTCTGTTTATTTTGAATATCAGACTTTAAAATGAAATTCGCATAATTAGGCATGATGAAAGTCTTTTCTTTCTCAATGGCAGTTTTACCAATTATATCATCTCTTGTTTCTTCAGAGACAAAGATAGCTAAGTCTGATAATTTCAACTGCTTCTTAAAAAGATGCCAAACAACATTTGTTTTTAACCCCCCTATAATTCC
This genomic stretch from Petrotoga sp. 9PW.55.5.1 harbors:
- a CDS encoding glycosyltransferase, translated to MKILVIGYMHPKFDKRVFRTVTTLSKKHKVIYQYLTDNDEKGYQEGNIKYIPIKYVENVEDSSLKKLSNRKPFDKQLCKLIANENYDILYMHHFLASRPLEPFKIAKNKNKKIIYDIHEYHPENFLEELSGIIGGLKTNVVWHLFKKQLKLSDLAIFVSEETRDDIIGKTAIEKEKTFIMPNYANFILKSDIQNKQKEIVLVGKVTRKIEDEKKLLKSLINKGFSFKVIGMDSNEFDDIPHTSTSFLPYKKMMEELSKAAFSLISYNTVKDRNCKNYIFALPNKYYDSLAAGTPIVVKESFISMAKQVKDYGVGVAINPTNLEESVEKILQAYKNYGLLLQNIEKYKNLFVWDEKKEEEFLHFVLK